A window of the Rhodoluna limnophila genome harbors these coding sequences:
- a CDS encoding alpha/beta fold hydrolase, whose protein sequence is MGDVTAFGGEPQIIATLLEIERVQACLGSAYSLLQQQLELPDFFQLPLKRIGLALEIGPVLERLEFLQQACAVAAQQYFDGEVQTASAFEDLDFAAIPAIAGVFAATSGQWAPYRDSQIKVEPTGLAAPVQSANSLAALLTRLERTASAGEPMVRIEKYSSAFGAAGPGTAGNWSSPGNFQAGNHYIVYIPGTQAWSPIAGENPLDLTSNLQAMAGPSKASSEAAVQRAIVNAGVTKRDRVLLVGHSQGGMVAANLASQPQNYKVAGLVTIGSPISQLNQDIRVPTISLQHTNDLVPKLDLAQNALGKDWVTVEREAPVSSSNSKPAVLQAHELSNYRGTALLADQSTDAGLARIRELITDFASGQGQATNYRISR, encoded by the coding sequence GTGGGCGATGTAACCGCCTTCGGCGGCGAACCACAAATTATTGCCACCCTGCTCGAGATAGAGCGGGTTCAGGCCTGCCTGGGATCTGCGTATTCCTTGCTGCAGCAGCAACTTGAACTCCCCGATTTTTTCCAATTGCCCCTCAAGCGCATTGGCTTGGCCCTTGAGATTGGTCCGGTTCTGGAGCGTTTGGAGTTTTTGCAGCAGGCCTGCGCTGTTGCTGCGCAGCAGTACTTTGACGGCGAAGTTCAAACTGCCTCAGCTTTTGAAGACCTAGATTTTGCAGCTATTCCGGCGATTGCCGGCGTATTTGCGGCAACTTCGGGGCAGTGGGCGCCTTATCGAGATTCCCAAATCAAAGTTGAACCAACTGGTTTGGCAGCACCGGTGCAGTCGGCCAACAGTTTGGCGGCGCTGCTTACCCGACTCGAACGAACCGCCTCGGCCGGTGAACCGATGGTCAGAATTGAAAAATATTCGAGCGCCTTCGGCGCTGCGGGGCCGGGCACAGCCGGCAACTGGAGCTCGCCGGGCAATTTTCAGGCAGGCAACCACTACATTGTTTACATTCCGGGCACCCAAGCTTGGTCACCTATTGCAGGCGAAAACCCGCTCGATTTGACCTCAAACCTGCAAGCAATGGCCGGGCCATCCAAGGCATCCAGTGAGGCCGCGGTCCAGAGGGCAATCGTCAACGCGGGTGTAACCAAGCGTGACCGGGTGCTGCTGGTCGGTCATTCGCAGGGCGGGATGGTTGCGGCCAACCTAGCTAGCCAGCCTCAAAATTACAAAGTTGCCGGTTTGGTGACCATCGGCTCTCCGATAAGCCAGCTGAACCAGGACATCAGGGTGCCAACCATCTCACTGCAGCACACCAACGATCTGGTTCCAAAGCTAGACCTCGCACAAAATGCGCTTGGCAAAGACTGGGTCACGGTTGAACGTGAGGCGCCGGTGAGCAGCAGCAATTCAAAACCGGCTGTGCTTCAGGCTCACGAACTCAGTAACTATCGGGGCACCGCACTGCTTGCCGACCAAAGCACTGATGCCGGGCTAGCCCGCATCCGTGAATTAATCACCGATTTTGCCAGCGGCCAAGGGCAGGCTACGAATTACAGGATTTCGAGGTGA
- a CDS encoding phage holin family protein, with product MIRFLVGTVINAIALWVVTLCIPAIKLNPYGGTDFWAIAGSFLLVGAVFGLVSAIVAPVIKVLALPLYILTFGLISFLINGALLLFVAWLSQLFGDDVLTIYGFSSDGLTIDSLGWAILGSIVMSIASFFGRAVFKVLKLL from the coding sequence ATGATTCGTTTTCTAGTTGGAACCGTTATTAATGCAATTGCCCTATGGGTGGTCACGCTTTGCATCCCTGCAATCAAGCTGAATCCCTATGGTGGCACCGATTTTTGGGCGATCGCAGGGTCATTCCTGCTTGTCGGTGCGGTGTTCGGTCTGGTCAGCGCCATCGTTGCCCCGGTGATAAAAGTTCTGGCTCTTCCGCTCTACATCCTTACTTTTGGCCTAATTTCGTTCTTGATCAACGGTGCCTTGCTGCTATTTGTGGCTTGGCTTTCACAACTATTCGGCGACGACGTGCTGACTATTTATGGGTTCTCATCTGATGGCTTGACCATCGACTCGCTCGGTTGGGCCATCCTTGGCTCAATCGTGATGAGCATTGCCTCGTTCTTTGGCCGCGCTGTTTTCAAGGTGCTCAAGCTTCTATAG
- a CDS encoding alpha-ketoacid dehydrogenase subunit beta: protein MTNFVEMSIAKAINAGIRKAMADNPKVLVFGEDVAQLGGVFRVTEGILDEFGPSRIFNSPIAESGIIGTAIGLAMRGYSPVAEIQFDGFIFPAFNQITSQLAKMQNRSEGFTTMPVVIRVPFGGGIGAVEHHSESPEAYFAHTAGLRVISPSNPNDAYWMIQQAIKSNDPVLFFEPKRRYWQKGQVNLDEPPAGMHTAKVLRPGSQVTVAAYGPMVAVALQAAEIAASEGTSLEVIDMRSMSPIDFATIIESVKKTGRLVVAHEASTFVSISSEVAARVAELAFYHLEAPVIRVGGFDVPYPSAKLEEKFLPDADRILEAVDRVLAY from the coding sequence ATGACTAACTTCGTAGAAATGTCGATTGCCAAGGCAATTAACGCCGGTATTCGCAAGGCAATGGCCGACAACCCAAAGGTTTTGGTTTTCGGTGAAGACGTCGCCCAGCTCGGCGGCGTGTTCCGTGTGACCGAGGGGATCCTTGATGAGTTTGGTCCAAGCCGCATTTTCAACTCGCCTATTGCCGAGTCTGGAATCATCGGAACCGCTATTGGTTTGGCGATGCGCGGCTACTCTCCGGTAGCCGAAATTCAGTTTGACGGCTTCATTTTTCCGGCTTTCAACCAGATCACATCGCAGTTGGCAAAAATGCAGAACCGCTCAGAGGGTTTCACGACCATGCCGGTGGTTATCCGTGTTCCATTCGGTGGCGGTATCGGCGCGGTTGAACACCACTCTGAAAGCCCAGAGGCGTACTTTGCCCACACCGCGGGTCTTCGGGTAATCAGCCCAAGCAACCCAAACGATGCCTACTGGATGATCCAGCAGGCCATCAAGAGCAACGACCCAGTGCTGTTCTTTGAGCCGAAGCGCCGGTACTGGCAAAAGGGCCAGGTCAACCTCGATGAACCACCTGCCGGCATGCACACCGCCAAGGTCTTGCGACCTGGATCCCAGGTGACCGTGGCTGCCTATGGCCCGATGGTTGCCGTTGCCCTTCAGGCAGCTGAAATTGCTGCCAGCGAGGGCACCAGCCTTGAAGTAATCGACATGCGCTCGATGTCACCAATCGACTTTGCCACCATCATCGAGTCGGTCAAGAAGACCGGACGCTTGGTGGTTGCTCATGAAGCCAGCACTTTTGTCTCGATCAGCTCAGAGGTTGCGGCCCGAGTGGCCGAGCTAGCGTTCTATCACCTCGAGGCACCGGTTATCCGGGTGGGCGGATTTGATGTTCCTTACCCATCGGCAAAGCTCGAAGAAAAATTCTTGCCAGACGCCGACCGCATTCTTGAAGCGGTTGACCGCGTTTTGGCCTACTAG
- the pdhA gene encoding pyruvate dehydrogenase (acetyl-transferring) E1 component subunit alpha: MTYQDASNVPMVQLLSPDGQYGVPAQYAEYGKYIDQLGEADFLKFYRDMARMRRFDNEATALQRQGQLGLWIPAIGQEAAQIGSGYGVGHNDHIFPSYREHGVAITHGIDLMAILKMLRGVNHGGWNPDETRFHLYAIVLGTQVLHATGYAMGVKFDGKVGTGNRDEDLAVISYFGDGATAEGDVSESFLFAATTQAPMVFFCQNNQWAISSPVDSQTTVPLYQRGMGFGVPGVRIDGNDVLASYAVTKKHMDDARNGAGPFMIEALTYRIGAHTTSDDPTKYRSAEEVEYWKARDPLARFEKFLRRQGIGDDFFNECEAAGEALSAEIREKTFALGEPPIENMFKHVYSESHPLIEEQLAWLEAYEASFGQGGAN; the protein is encoded by the coding sequence ATGACTTATCAAGATGCTTCGAACGTACCGATGGTGCAACTTCTTTCACCAGACGGACAGTACGGCGTGCCTGCCCAATACGCGGAATACGGCAAATACATCGATCAGCTCGGCGAGGCTGACTTTCTAAAGTTTTATCGAGACATGGCACGAATGCGCCGTTTCGACAACGAAGCCACTGCCCTGCAGCGCCAAGGCCAGCTAGGCCTCTGGATTCCAGCAATCGGCCAAGAGGCCGCGCAGATTGGTTCGGGCTACGGCGTTGGCCACAACGACCACATCTTCCCTAGCTATCGCGAGCACGGTGTGGCAATCACCCACGGCATCGACCTGATGGCAATTCTCAAGATGCTGCGCGGTGTTAACCACGGCGGCTGGAACCCAGATGAAACTCGGTTCCACCTTTACGCAATTGTTTTGGGTACTCAGGTGCTGCACGCCACCGGCTACGCAATGGGCGTGAAGTTTGACGGCAAGGTCGGCACTGGCAACCGCGATGAAGACTTGGCAGTTATTTCTTACTTCGGAGACGGAGCGACCGCCGAAGGTGATGTTTCGGAGTCATTCCTATTTGCTGCAACCACCCAGGCTCCGATGGTGTTTTTCTGCCAGAACAACCAGTGGGCAATCTCAAGCCCGGTTGACTCGCAGACCACCGTTCCGCTTTACCAGCGCGGTATGGGCTTTGGCGTGCCGGGTGTTCGCATCGATGGCAATGACGTTTTGGCCAGCTACGCGGTGACCAAGAAGCACATGGATGACGCGCGCAACGGTGCCGGCCCATTCATGATCGAGGCACTCACCTACCGCATCGGTGCACACACGACATCAGACGATCCGACCAAGTACCGCTCTGCAGAAGAGGTGGAGTACTGGAAGGCCCGCGACCCGCTGGCCCGTTTCGAGAAGTTCTTGCGCCGCCAGGGTATCGGTGATGATTTCTTCAACGAGTGCGAGGCTGCTGGCGAGGCACTCTCGGCAGAGATTCGCGAAAAGACCTTTGCCCTAGGTGAGCCACCAATCGAGAACATGTTCAAGCACGTTTACAGCGAGAGCCACCCGCTTATCGAGGAGCAACTTGCTTGGCTTGAGGCTTACGAGGCTTCGTTCGGTCAGGGCGGTGCCAACTAA